Proteins from one Planctomycetia bacterium genomic window:
- a CDS encoding MFS transporter, whose amino-acid sequence MSNAPASSSFGLKFKLAMMMFLQFVIWGAWFEIAFSYIPGLKFPESWMNPLFFAAFNIGALAALFFSTQFADRHFAAEKFLAFSHLIGGLAILGLFFLHPEPGKQADFWLFFGLMLVHSLFYVPTISITNSIAFNAMKDPEKEFGPIRVWGTIGWIVASWPFIFILVDWTKVPALADVGFTKWLGEAFSHSLSGDALAKGQSYVFLVAGIASLLLAMFSLTLPHTPPKPATGEDKLAWLKAMKFLAKPFLLILFLVTFIDAAVHQSYFFWTYDYLKDEVHIPANWAGPVMKIGQIAEILTMLILGYVLKRLGWKSTLIIGVLGHALRFAVFAFFPFSKYAVIGIILIHGICYAFFFATVYIFVDKYFPKDIRSSAQGLFNVLILGIGPIAANFVCSDLKNMYSLNNIIDYQSVFIYSMLAALIGAFLLLFLFHPPKEQQNES is encoded by the coding sequence ATGTCCAATGCACCCGCCAGTTCCTCCTTCGGACTCAAGTTCAAACTTGCCATGATGATGTTCCTCCAGTTTGTAATCTGGGGTGCATGGTTTGAAATCGCCTTTTCCTACATTCCAGGGCTGAAATTTCCCGAAAGCTGGATGAACCCGTTGTTCTTTGCAGCATTCAATATCGGCGCCCTGGCAGCGCTCTTTTTCAGCACCCAGTTTGCTGATCGCCATTTCGCTGCAGAGAAGTTCCTCGCTTTCAGCCACCTGATCGGCGGCCTCGCTATCCTCGGCTTGTTCTTCCTTCATCCCGAACCTGGTAAACAGGCTGATTTCTGGCTCTTCTTCGGACTGATGCTCGTCCATTCGCTTTTCTATGTACCCACTATCTCCATCACCAATTCCATTGCATTCAATGCGATGAAAGACCCGGAAAAGGAATTTGGACCGATTCGCGTCTGGGGAACCATTGGCTGGATCGTAGCTTCCTGGCCATTTATTTTCATCCTGGTCGATTGGACCAAAGTGCCTGCCCTGGCTGACGTAGGCTTCACCAAATGGCTGGGTGAAGCATTTTCGCACTCGCTCTCTGGCGATGCCCTGGCCAAAGGCCAAAGTTACGTCTTTCTGGTTGCTGGTATTGCCTCGCTATTACTGGCAATGTTCAGCCTCACCCTGCCTCACACACCGCCCAAACCCGCAACAGGAGAAGACAAACTCGCCTGGCTCAAAGCTATGAAATTCCTGGCTAAGCCATTTCTGCTAATACTTTTCCTCGTCACCTTCATTGATGCTGCAGTGCATCAAAGCTACTTCTTCTGGACCTATGATTACCTGAAGGATGAAGTCCATATTCCGGCCAACTGGGCCGGGCCTGTGATGAAAATTGGCCAGATTGCTGAAATCCTTACCATGCTGATCCTTGGCTATGTGCTCAAAAGACTGGGCTGGAAATCCACCTTGATTATCGGTGTTCTGGGACACGCTCTGCGCTTTGCCGTGTTCGCCTTCTTCCCTTTCAGCAAGTATGCAGTCATTGGCATTATCCTGATTCACGGCATCTGTTACGCCTTCTTCTTCGCCACGGTTTACATCTTTGTCGACAAATACTTCCCCAAGGATATTCGCAGCAGTGCCCAGGGGTTATTCAACGTGCTGATTCTGGGCATTGGCCCCATTGCTGCCAATTTCGTCTGCAGCGATTTGAAGAACATGTACTCTCTCAACAATATTATTGACTACCAGTCGGTCTTCATCTATTCGATGCTGGCAGCATTGATCGGCGCATTTCTACTGCTCTTCCTGTTCCATCCGCCTAAAGAACAGCAGAACGAATCATAA
- the rpsT gene encoding 30S ribosomal protein S20 encodes MPHTKSAKKRMRTSAERRTRNRKVTKGLKLQHKAFEAAIKSGDAGKLADQSKVSMKLIDQAAAKGVIHKNTAARKKARLARMMKKTATAN; translated from the coding sequence ATGCCACATACCAAAAGTGCCAAGAAAAGAATGCGCACCAGTGCCGAACGCCGTACTCGTAATCGCAAAGTTACCAAGGGTTTAAAGCTGCAACACAAGGCATTTGAAGCCGCCATTAAGAGCGGTGATGCAGGCAAGCTGGCCGACCAAAGCAAAGTCAGCATGAAGCTGATCGATCAGGCTGCCGCCAAGGGTGTCATCCACAAGAACACTGCCGCCCGCAAGAAAGCTCGCCTGGCACGCATGATGAAAAAGACCGCTACTGCCAATTAA
- a CDS encoding carboxymuconolactone decarboxylase family protein, whose amino-acid sequence MAGTNKEILSRLTQGLVTMKKLNPKVTETFSALDKAAFEAGVLDAKTKELIAVAIGVAIRCDGCIAVHTKHAVRAGATVEEVTEALGVAVAMGGGPSVVYSTRALEALVEFTAPPSS is encoded by the coding sequence ATGGCAGGGACCAACAAAGAGATTCTCAGCCGGCTCACACAGGGCCTGGTTACGATGAAAAAGTTGAATCCAAAAGTGACAGAAACATTCTCAGCTTTGGATAAGGCAGCCTTTGAAGCCGGCGTGCTGGATGCTAAAACCAAGGAATTGATTGCAGTGGCCATCGGTGTCGCAATCCGTTGTGATGGCTGCATCGCCGTACATACCAAACATGCAGTTCGTGCCGGCGCTACCGTGGAAGAAGTTACCGAAGCGCTGGGCGTTGCTGTTGCCATGGGTGGCGGGCCATCCGTTGTCTATTCCACTCGAGCTTTGGAAGCACTTGTCGAGTTCACCGCACCACCATCATCATGA
- a CDS encoding DUF2760 domain-containing protein: protein MSSNPLPGFGSRFLTAWKSWLRSLTQPAFAQQLSQLLNGQTVAVQAETKALVEEKPPAKPVLDPLQLLAILQREGRLIDFLMEDIQSLPDAQIGAAVREVHSKCRAALNSHVPLIPVIETAEDESMTVNSGYDPSSIRVVGNLGTSPPYTGTVRHRGWKATALKLQPLPSGQNPMVLAAAEIEVI, encoded by the coding sequence ATGAGTTCAAACCCACTCCCCGGATTTGGTTCCCGTTTCCTTACTGCATGGAAATCGTGGCTTCGCAGTCTGACTCAGCCTGCTTTCGCACAACAGTTGAGCCAGTTATTGAACGGTCAAACAGTCGCCGTCCAAGCTGAAACGAAAGCTCTTGTGGAAGAAAAGCCACCAGCCAAACCAGTTCTCGATCCACTGCAATTGCTGGCTATTCTTCAGCGTGAAGGCCGCTTGATCGACTTCCTGATGGAAGACATTCAATCGCTACCTGATGCCCAGATTGGCGCTGCAGTTCGCGAAGTACACAGCAAATGCCGTGCAGCCTTGAACAGTCATGTTCCACTTATTCCGGTTATCGAAACCGCTGAGGATGAATCCATGACCGTAAACAGCGGTTACGATCCTTCATCGATTCGTGTGGTTGGCAACCTGGGTACTAGTCCACCCTATACAGGAACCGTTCGACATCGGGGCTGGAAAGCTACTGCTTTGAAACTGCAACCACTGCCATCCGGGCAAAACCCCATGGTGCTGGCTGCCGCAGAAATTGAAGTCATTTAG
- a CDS encoding DUF1559 domain-containing protein, with protein sequence MPRFVIRRRAFTLVELLVVITIIVLLVALLLPAIQRAREAANSLSCTNNLRSIGQAVIAFAADKSLPSAGTHVNGAIPFTPFDVVGTPLTLMSRNNPGFPSGVNGLNNFVPMTKYNQPWGFFYQILPNLENDNAWKMSGTTAAQNLLAEQQIRATVIPSYFCPSRRSPQSLFDGLTGTNAQLGACDYAVNFGPGGTTFFVGTTVVEYFGVANPSMQYNSAVAGFVPGFAVKISDISDGVGNTILVSEKAIDSDDIAHRSTNGVQQYGDCFGFTAGFDKFETTRVGANTPLRDGPRSPSTPRLPALTAPPHNLYQGFGSAHIGGINALMCDGSVKTFSFAINPAPTGNYNLRLPDGSLTPPQSLTLFQRLCARNDASTINSTELDQ encoded by the coding sequence ATGCCCCGCTTTGTTATCCGCCGTCGAGCATTTACCCTGGTCGAGTTACTGGTGGTAATCACGATTATTGTGTTACTGGTTGCTTTGTTGTTGCCTGCCATTCAGCGGGCTCGTGAAGCTGCGAACAGTCTGAGTTGCACTAATAATCTGAGGAGTATTGGCCAAGCGGTAATTGCTTTTGCAGCTGATAAATCGCTTCCATCAGCAGGTACACATGTAAATGGTGCGATTCCTTTTACACCATTTGACGTTGTTGGAACTCCTCTTACATTGATGAGCAGAAATAACCCAGGATTTCCTTCTGGTGTCAACGGGTTAAACAATTTTGTGCCAATGACCAAGTATAACCAACCTTGGGGATTCTTCTATCAGATTCTTCCAAATCTTGAAAACGATAACGCTTGGAAGATGTCAGGTACCACAGCTGCACAGAATTTACTTGCTGAACAACAGATTAGAGCGACAGTGATTCCAAGTTACTTCTGTCCAAGCCGCCGAAGCCCTCAGTCTTTGTTTGATGGATTGACTGGAACGAATGCACAGCTTGGTGCATGTGATTATGCAGTCAATTTTGGACCAGGTGGGACTACTTTTTTCGTAGGCACAACTGTTGTCGAGTATTTTGGCGTTGCCAACCCATCCATGCAGTACAATTCTGCAGTTGCTGGATTCGTACCTGGATTTGCTGTTAAAATATCAGATATTTCCGATGGAGTTGGTAATACCATACTTGTAAGCGAAAAGGCAATCGATTCTGATGATATTGCACATCGATCAACCAACGGTGTTCAACAATATGGTGATTGTTTCGGATTTACAGCGGGTTTCGATAAATTTGAAACTACTCGTGTTGGAGCTAACACTCCTCTTCGAGATGGACCTAGAAGTCCAAGTACACCTAGATTGCCAGCACTGACAGCACCACCACATAACTTGTATCAAGGATTTGGTTCGGCACATATTGGTGGAATTAATGCACTAATGTGTGATGGTTCAGTTAAGACCTTTAGCTTTGCTATCAATCCAGCGCCAACAGGTAACTACAATCTGAGATTGCCTGATGGTTCGTTAACTCCACCTCAATCTCTTACACTTTTTCAACGATTATGTGCACGCAACGATGCTAGTACCATTAACTCGACCGAGTTAGATCAATAA
- the mqnE gene encoding aminofutalosine synthase MqnE has protein sequence MLDSKLLPIRDKVLANERLSLEDGLTLEASADLTTLGELANIVRERKHGKNAYYNVNVHINPTNVCVYRCNFCAFRSDLKDPRGYLMSDEEILHRAAEADRRGATEMHIVGGLHHKMPYEWYLNVVRIIHQAYPRLHLKAYTAVEWDWFQRLTKRSLADILAEFKANGLGSLPGGGAEIFHPEIRNQICEHKADAEEWINLHRTAHQMGLKSNATMLYGHIERAEHRIDHLLRLRNLQDETGGFQTFIPLAFHPDNTKLAALRNLSKPSVLMDLKTMAISRLMLDNFPHIKAYWVMLGIKTAQISLHYGADDIDGTVVHEKIYHDAGSTVPQEMTVAELRALIEETGRIPIERDTLYREVKRDQDSWKLGEALQATLTVKA, from the coding sequence ATGTTAGATAGCAAGCTCTTGCCTATTCGCGATAAAGTCCTGGCAAACGAGAGGCTCAGCCTGGAAGATGGACTGACTCTTGAGGCTTCCGCTGACCTGACCACCTTGGGTGAGTTAGCCAACATCGTGCGTGAACGCAAGCATGGCAAGAATGCCTACTACAATGTGAACGTACATATCAATCCGACCAATGTATGCGTGTATCGCTGTAACTTCTGTGCCTTCCGGTCTGATCTGAAAGACCCGCGTGGCTACCTCATGAGTGATGAGGAAATACTGCATCGAGCTGCCGAAGCGGACAGGCGTGGCGCCACCGAGATGCACATTGTCGGCGGGTTGCATCACAAGATGCCTTACGAATGGTATCTCAATGTGGTCCGCATCATTCACCAGGCTTACCCCAGGTTGCACCTGAAAGCCTACACTGCAGTCGAATGGGATTGGTTTCAGCGGCTCACCAAGCGAAGCCTGGCCGATATTCTGGCTGAGTTCAAGGCGAATGGCCTGGGTTCGCTGCCTGGTGGCGGGGCGGAGATATTCCATCCTGAAATTCGCAACCAGATTTGTGAACACAAAGCTGATGCGGAAGAGTGGATCAATCTACACCGAACCGCACATCAGATGGGGCTGAAATCCAACGCCACCATGCTCTATGGCCACATTGAACGGGCGGAGCATCGCATTGATCATCTGCTGAGACTTCGGAACCTGCAGGATGAAACCGGCGGATTCCAGACGTTTATTCCACTTGCATTCCATCCGGATAACACCAAGCTGGCAGCGCTCAGAAACCTGTCCAAGCCCAGCGTTCTGATGGATTTGAAAACGATGGCCATCAGCCGATTGATGCTCGATAACTTCCCGCACATCAAGGCATACTGGGTCATGCTGGGTATCAAGACGGCACAGATTTCACTTCATTACGGTGCAGATGATATCGACGGCACGGTGGTGCACGAAAAGATTTATCATGATGCCGGTTCGACGGTACCCCAGGAAATGACGGTCGCGGAACTACGAGCGTTGATCGAAGAAACGGGTCGCATTCCGATAGAACGTGATACGCTCTATCGCGAAGTGAAGCGTGATCAGGATAGCTGGAAACTGGGTGAAGCGCTGCAGGCGACTTTGACGGTGAAGGCATAA